A genomic region of Dunckerocampus dactyliophorus isolate RoL2022-P2 chromosome 10, RoL_Ddac_1.1, whole genome shotgun sequence contains the following coding sequences:
- the LOC129188759 gene encoding serine protease HTRA1-like, producing MVFCGIPLFVIGGILFGSLVGPSPVPGPVPDDFNHVMPNCLKYTPLNDMLEKVTPSVVHIKLYHNPPNPEQEVTVTSTSGFIVSEDGLIVTKAHTVVNEDQIKVDLMGGALFDAKVKLVDEAFDIALIKINTATSLPFLLLDHMTDLRFGEFVVAIGRKSPHQLNVVTGIVKGEAKEMDLQNSDILYIKTDIVMDPSNSGGPLVNLDGQVVGMNTRRVMSFSDGAIPSFKISELLAHAKGGNGNKKYIGMKMMSLTPALAAELKDRLKDFPDVISGAYIVHIFGGTPAEAAGLRYRDVIVAVNGKSVKSASDVDAAMMRDDTLLVVVKRGNEDVNLSIVPKEIDP from the exons ATGGTTTTCTGTGGGATTCCTTTGTTTG TCATAGGTGGCATTCTATTTGGGTCACTGGTGGGTCCAAGTCCAGTGCCAGGTCCAGTGCCAGATGACTTCAACCACGTCATGCCAAATTGCTTGAAATACACCCCCCTCAATGACATGTTGGAGAAGGTCACACCCTCCGTTGTGCACATCAAACTCTACCACAA CCCTCCTAACCCCGAGCAGGAAGTCACCGTGACCAGCACCTCTGGCTTCATCGTGTCAGAGGATGGACTCATCGTTACCAAGGCCCACACGGTGGTCAATGAGGATCAAATAAAG GTGGACCTGATGGGTGGTGCTCTGTTTGACGCAAAGGTCAAACTCGTGGATGAGGCGTTCGACATCGCTCTCATCAAGATCAACACAGCC ACCAGTCTGCCCTTTCTTCTCCTCGACCACATGACGGACCTTCGGTTTGGAGAGTTTGTGGTGGCCATCGGCAGAAAGTCCCCGCACCAGCTCAATGTGGTCACCGGCATTGTCAAGGGGGAGGCCAAGGAGATGGACCTCCAGAACTCGGACATACTCTACATCAAGACGGACATCGTCATGGAT CCCAGCAACTCAGGAGGTCCTCTTGTAAACCTG GACGGACAAGTCGTCGGCATGAACACTCGACGGGTGATGTCTTTTTCGGACGGTGCCATCCCTTCGTTCAAGATCAGTGAACTCCTGGCCCACGCCAAAG GGGGAAACGGCAACAAGAAGTACATCGGCATGAAGATGATGAGCCTCACACCAGC GTTGGCTGCGGAGCTGAAGGACAGACTGAAGGACTTCCCAGACGTCATCTCTGGCGCTTACATCGTCCACATCTTCGGGGGGACTCCTGCCGAGGC CGCCGGCCTGCGGTACCGTGATGTCATCGTCGCCGTCAATGGCAAGTCTGTGAAGTCCGCCAGCGACGTCGATGCCGCCATGATGCGAGACGACACGCTTCTTGTGGTCGTGAAGCGGGGAAACGAAGATGTCAATCTGTCCATCGTGCCCAAGGAGATTGACCCTTGA
- the LOC129188961 gene encoding amyloid-beta A4 precursor protein-binding family A member 2-like gives MRASMTQQRLTSLALLHIHYKKVINLEEVVDIFSTTHPRKMMLNERYNADDHPSYKDVPGPCDPEDLLDGVIFGAKYLGSTQIKSERNPSTNARMAQAQEAVDRIKEAMMDHALQMISYIADIGDIVVLMARRKRKEQETTAAATSSSSSKAQKCLMVCHVFSSEDAQVIAQAIGQAFGVAYQQFLQVNGIKASDLRPGEYSDYLESQELYNGDLAHFSDSQNIRDIPSLPEWAASPVATLPSRFKIQESFIVMCIVKQ, from the exons atgagggccagtatgacgcaacagcggctgacctcgctggcacttctccacattcactacaaaaaggttatcaacctggaggaagtggtggacatattttccaCGACACATCCAAGAAAGATGATGCTGAATGAGCGATAC AATGCTGACGATCATCCTTCATATAAAGATG TACCTGGTCCTTGTGACCCTGAAGATCTCTTGGATGGAGTCATATTTGGTGCCAAGTACCTGGGCTCCACCCAGATCAAATCAGAGAGGAACCCATCTACCAATGCCCGCATGGCCCAGGCTCAGGAGGCAGTAGACCGAATTAAG GAGGCCATGATGGATCACGCTTTGCAGATGATTTCATACATCGCAGACATTGGCGACATTGTTGTCCTGATGGCACGTAGGAAGCGTAAAGAGCAAGAAACCACTGCCGCTGccacctcttcctcctcctccaaggcTCAGAAGTGCTTAATGGTCTGCCACGTCTTTTCTTCTGAGGAT GCTCAGGTCATCGCTCAGGCTATTGGCCAGGCATTCGGGGTGGCCTACCAGCAGTTCCTTCAGGTCAATGGTATCAAGGCCAGTGATCTGCGGCCTGGCGAGtacagcgactacctggaaagTCAGGAGCTCTACAATGGAGATCTGGCCCACTTCTCTGATTCTCAGAACATCAGAGAC ATTccttcactccctgagtgggcggcgtcacctgtagccactctgccatcaagattcaagattcaagagagttttattgtcatgtgcatagtaaaacagtag